One Dietzia sp. JS16-p6b genomic window carries:
- the upp gene encoding uracil phosphoribosyltransferase: MDIIVVDHPLVGDRLRTLRDSVTDTAGFRAAMDALGTMLCYEAFRSIPTTEVPVTTPVAETTGVAVDGVPLVVPVLRAGLGLLDPATRLLPGAQVGFVGLARDEETHAPVSYLCSLPDDLAGRHVVVLDPMLATGGSLVSTLETLAERGATGVTVVCVLCAPEGIETVRASGLASRLVTATVDDRLDDDAFIVPGLGDAGDRLFGPR; the protein is encoded by the coding sequence ATGGACATCATCGTCGTGGACCACCCGCTGGTCGGGGACCGGCTACGCACGCTGAGGGACTCCGTCACCGACACCGCCGGCTTCCGGGCGGCGATGGACGCTCTCGGCACCATGCTCTGCTACGAGGCCTTCCGCTCCATCCCGACCACCGAGGTCCCCGTGACCACACCGGTGGCAGAGACGACGGGTGTCGCGGTCGACGGCGTCCCGCTCGTCGTACCGGTCCTGCGGGCGGGGCTGGGTCTGCTGGATCCGGCCACCCGGTTGCTCCCGGGCGCGCAGGTCGGGTTCGTGGGCCTGGCGCGCGACGAGGAGACGCACGCCCCGGTCTCCTATCTGTGCTCCCTTCCGGACGACCTCGCCGGACGGCACGTCGTCGTGTTGGATCCGATGCTCGCCACCGGGGGGTCGCTGGTCTCGACCCTGGAGACCCTGGCCGAACGAGGCGCGACCGGGGTCACCGTGGTGTGCGTCCTGTGCGCCCCGGAGGGGATCGAGACCGTGCGGGCGTCGGGACTGGCGTCGCGGCTCGTCACCGCGACCGTCGACGACCGGCTCGACGACGACGCCTTCATCGTCCCCGGGCTCGGAGACGCGGGCGATCGCCTGTTCGGCCCCCGCTGA
- a CDS encoding gamma-glutamylcyclotransferase family protein: protein MPLYAAYGTNMHPEQMNARAPHSPFAGTAWLHGWRLTFAGEDPTWEGAVATVVEDPESRVFVVLYDVPDDDARALDRWEGTDSMPARKIRVRVERRPAVPPGPPVGAQESEFAVTSPSPGPAEGTELVWLYVMDAFEGGLPSARYLGLLADAAECAGAPDPYVRELRTRESRNVGPGA from the coding sequence GTGCCTCTCTACGCCGCGTACGGGACCAACATGCATCCCGAACAGATGAACGCCCGCGCGCCGCACTCACCGTTCGCCGGAACCGCGTGGCTGCACGGCTGGCGTCTGACCTTCGCGGGCGAGGACCCGACATGGGAGGGCGCCGTCGCCACGGTGGTCGAGGACCCGGAGTCGAGGGTGTTCGTGGTGCTCTACGACGTCCCCGACGACGACGCCCGCGCCCTCGACCGGTGGGAGGGCACGGACTCGATGCCGGCCCGGAAGATCCGGGTCCGGGTGGAGCGCCGTCCCGCCGTCCCCCCCGGGCCCCCGGTCGGCGCCCAGGAGTCCGAGTTCGCGGTCACCTCGCCCTCCCCCGGCCCGGCGGAGGGCACGGAACTGGTCTGGCTGTACGTCATGGACGCCTTCGAGGGAGGCCTGCCGTCGGCGCGGTATCTGGGCCTCCTGGCGGATGCCGCCGAGTGCGCCGGCGCGCCCGACCCCTATGTGCGGGAACTGCGTACCCGGGAATCCCGCAACGTCGGCCCGGGCGCGTAG
- the glpK gene encoding glycerol kinase GlpK, giving the protein MTRNTFILAIDQGTTSSRAILFDHDGLPVPAATAQVEHRQILPRAGWVEHDPLEIWENVRTAMAQVAGHADLEPALVSAIGITNQRETVVVWERETGEPVYNAIVWQDTRTSGICSRLAAAHPDGDDRFRDATGLPLSTYFAGPKIRWILDHLDSEGRRGTERAEAGELLAGTIDSWLVWNLTGGRRGGTDGEPALHVTDVTNASRTLLMDLRTLDWCDELCREMGVPRAMLPDIVPSSGVIGHVTERRMFGGTPIAGILGDQQAAMFGQTCFDPGDAKNTYGTGAFLLLNTGTTPQFSDNGLLTTVCYQLGDADPVYALEGSVAMAGSLVQWLRDNLGVISSAEETEDLATSLRDNGDCYLVPAFSGLLAPRWRPDARGTLVGLTRFHTRAHLARAALEATAFQSREMTDAMAADAGETADALRVDGGMVVNDYLMQFQADILGIDVIRPEVTETTALGAAFAAGLAVGQWDSPDRLRELWREDRRWQPRMAEDERARLWGRWNDAVERTLGWAATES; this is encoded by the coding sequence GTGACGCGTAACACCTTCATCCTCGCGATCGACCAGGGGACCACGTCCTCGCGGGCCATCCTCTTCGACCACGACGGCCTGCCGGTGCCCGCGGCGACCGCCCAGGTCGAACACCGGCAGATCCTGCCCCGGGCCGGATGGGTGGAACACGACCCGTTGGAGATCTGGGAGAACGTGCGCACCGCCATGGCCCAGGTGGCCGGCCACGCCGATCTCGAACCGGCACTGGTGAGCGCGATCGGGATCACCAATCAGCGGGAGACCGTGGTGGTGTGGGAGCGGGAGACCGGCGAACCGGTGTACAACGCGATCGTCTGGCAGGACACCCGGACCTCCGGGATCTGCTCCCGGTTGGCCGCAGCGCACCCGGACGGAGACGACCGGTTCCGGGACGCCACCGGACTGCCCCTGTCCACGTATTTCGCGGGTCCGAAGATCCGCTGGATCCTCGATCACCTCGATTCCGAGGGGCGGCGGGGCACGGAGCGGGCCGAGGCCGGAGAGCTGTTGGCCGGGACCATCGATTCGTGGCTGGTGTGGAACCTGACAGGTGGCCGCCGCGGCGGCACCGACGGCGAACCGGCCCTGCACGTCACCGACGTCACCAACGCCTCGCGCACCCTGCTCATGGACCTCCGGACCCTCGACTGGTGTGACGAGCTCTGCCGCGAGATGGGGGTGCCGCGGGCGATGCTGCCCGACATCGTGCCGTCCTCGGGGGTGATCGGTCACGTGACCGAGCGACGAATGTTCGGCGGCACCCCCATCGCGGGGATCCTCGGTGATCAGCAGGCCGCCATGTTCGGCCAGACCTGCTTCGACCCCGGCGATGCCAAGAACACCTACGGGACCGGCGCGTTCCTCCTTCTCAACACCGGCACCACGCCCCAGTTCAGTGACAACGGTCTGCTCACCACCGTCTGCTACCAGCTCGGGGACGCCGACCCCGTGTACGCCCTGGAGGGCTCCGTCGCGATGGCGGGCTCGCTGGTGCAGTGGCTGCGGGACAACCTCGGGGTGATCTCGAGTGCCGAGGAGACCGAGGATCTCGCCACATCCCTCCGGGACAACGGCGACTGCTACCTCGTGCCGGCGTTCTCCGGGCTCCTCGCCCCGCGGTGGCGTCCGGACGCGCGCGGGACGCTGGTGGGCCTGACGCGGTTCCACACGCGAGCACACCTGGCGCGAGCCGCGCTCGAGGCCACGGCCTTCCAGTCCCGCGAGATGACCGACGCGATGGCCGCCGATGCCGGTGAGACCGCCGACGCGCTGCGCGTCGACGGCGGGATGGTGGTCAACGACTACCTGATGCAGTTCCAGGCCGACATCCTGGGCATCGACGTGATCCGACCCGAGGTCACCGAGACCACCGCACTGGGCGCCGCGTTCGCCGCGGGTCTCGCGGTGGGCCAGTGGGACTCCCCCGACCGGCTCCGCGAGTTGTGGCGGGAGGACCGGCGATGGCAGCCGCGGATGGCCGAGGACGAGCGCGCACGCCTGTGGGGTCGGTGGAACGACGCCGTCGAACGGACCCTGGGATGGGCGGCCACGGAGAGCTGA
- a CDS encoding phospho-sugar mutase: protein MPLTFGTAGVRAQLGPGPDRMNAGTVTLVATAVARHLRTREPAGSTVIVGGDARHGSAGFVDVVAAVLTAHGLVVVVPGSPVPTPVIAAAVRSRGAVAGLVVTASHNPATDNGIKVYGPDGAQIVPPTDSHIEQHLRAAEREGVGVRDGTATGARVDPTLVDDYVASVVAGLPVPARPPRVALTPVHGVGGEICRRVLAGIGIDDVTLVPEQEHPDPDFPTVESPNPERPATTLRLRRVAEEIGADVALALDPDADRCAMGYRTPDGRWRMLDGDDTGGLLADHLLTTPLPGSVRAPGSGPGVPVVASTLVSSRLPSLLVPARGGRHVETLTGFKWLVRAADHLLYAYEEAIGHCVLPEVVADKDGISAAGAWCAMVGSAGRSVGAGLDALAEEFGAHLRRNVAHPLAPGAEPRSELRRVAERLSATGSVSPVDGSAGLRVVTEGARAVIRPSGTEPLLKTYVEAWTTPRPSTSDREDAGRRLTALADRVAAALTS from the coding sequence GTGCCCCTGACCTTCGGCACCGCGGGAGTCCGCGCCCAGCTTGGTCCGGGGCCGGACCGGATGAACGCCGGCACGGTCACACTGGTCGCCACCGCCGTCGCCCGCCACCTTCGGACGCGTGAGCCCGCCGGTTCGACCGTCATCGTGGGGGGTGACGCCCGGCACGGCTCGGCGGGATTCGTCGACGTGGTGGCCGCCGTCCTGACCGCGCACGGCCTCGTCGTCGTCGTCCCGGGCTCGCCCGTCCCCACCCCCGTCATCGCGGCGGCGGTGCGGTCCAGGGGTGCGGTCGCCGGACTGGTGGTGACGGCCTCGCACAACCCCGCCACCGACAACGGGATCAAGGTCTACGGCCCGGACGGAGCACAGATCGTCCCCCCGACGGACTCCCACATCGAGCAACACCTCAGGGCGGCGGAGCGTGAGGGGGTCGGCGTCCGGGATGGCACCGCGACCGGTGCGCGGGTGGACCCCACGCTCGTCGACGACTACGTGGCCTCCGTCGTGGCCGGTCTGCCCGTCCCCGCCCGGCCCCCGCGCGTGGCCCTGACCCCCGTTCACGGGGTGGGCGGCGAGATCTGCCGACGCGTCCTGGCCGGGATCGGGATCGACGACGTGACCCTGGTGCCCGAGCAGGAGCACCCGGATCCGGACTTCCCCACCGTCGAGTCGCCCAATCCGGAGCGGCCGGCCACCACCCTGCGCCTTCGACGGGTCGCGGAGGAGATCGGTGCGGATGTCGCGCTGGCGCTCGATCCGGACGCGGACCGGTGCGCGATGGGCTACCGGACCCCGGACGGGCGGTGGCGGATGCTCGACGGCGACGACACCGGCGGGCTGCTCGCCGACCACCTGCTGACCACCCCGCTCCCCGGATCGGTCCGGGCACCGGGCTCGGGGCCAGGCGTCCCGGTCGTGGCCTCCACCCTCGTGTCGTCGAGACTGCCCTCGCTCCTCGTCCCGGCCCGCGGGGGCCGGCACGTGGAGACGCTCACCGGGTTCAAATGGCTGGTCCGCGCGGCCGATCACCTGCTCTACGCGTACGAGGAGGCGATCGGCCACTGTGTGCTCCCTGAGGTGGTGGCGGACAAGGACGGCATCTCCGCGGCCGGCGCGTGGTGCGCGATGGTCGGGTCGGCCGGGCGGTCGGTCGGTGCGGGGCTCGACGCGCTCGCCGAGGAGTTCGGTGCGCACCTCCGGCGCAACGTCGCCCATCCACTCGCCCCCGGTGCCGAGCCCCGCTCGGAGCTCCGTCGCGTGGCCGAACGGCTGAGCGCGACCGGGTCCGTATCACCTGTGGACGGTTCGGCGGGTCTCCGTGTCGTGACCGAGGGTGCACGGGCGGTGATCCGCCCGTCGGGCACCGAGCCCCTGCTCAAGACCTACGTCGAAGCGTGGACGACCCCACGTCCGTCGACGTCCGACCGGGAGGATGCCGGACGACGGCTGACCGCTCTGGCCGATCGCGTCGCCGCCGCCCTCACCTCCTGA
- a CDS encoding iron ABC transporter permease, which produces MACSAALIPLVYLFIRAGERGPAYALEVVRSGRSAELLVNTVVLVVLVTAASVVVGVTLAWLTVRTDLPGAPLIGALLCVPLAMPSYVLGYLWVADFPRFLGLPGSVVVLTISCYPYVYLPAAAALRSVDPGLEEVARTLGRGSVRAVLGVTLRQIRPAVAAGALLVALYTLSDFGAVAMLRFDAFTVGIYHSYRASFDRVPAAVLACVLILVALVVMVGERRARRGEVARVGAGVDSLPDRVRLGRFMPPALLVVGVVLAGGVLAPLVGLVRWVRAAAEVDVSWDPVLSAAATTAGVSGIAALVTIVLALPIGILAARSDGPLARTTEAVAQIGFALPGITVGLAVVFVGIRLVPGLYQQVPMLVFGYVVLFLPLAVGVVRSAIGAIPTALEDASGALGSGRFRTFVRVVAPLSMPGVLAGGSLVFLSVAKELPATLLLRPTGTQTLATAMWSHTEVAAYSQAAPYAAMLVAVAVIPAVVLGRSFGWGTGGSGRGVPARAAISARSEETQVSAT; this is translated from the coding sequence GTGGCGTGCTCCGCGGCCCTCATCCCGCTGGTCTATCTGTTCATCCGTGCGGGGGAACGTGGCCCGGCCTACGCCCTCGAGGTGGTCCGGTCCGGTCGGTCCGCCGAACTGCTGGTCAACACCGTCGTGCTGGTGGTGCTGGTCACCGCGGCGAGTGTGGTGGTGGGCGTGACCCTGGCGTGGCTGACGGTGAGGACGGATCTCCCCGGTGCGCCGCTGATCGGAGCGCTGCTCTGCGTGCCGCTCGCCATGCCGTCCTACGTCCTCGGCTACCTGTGGGTGGCGGACTTCCCACGGTTCCTCGGTCTGCCCGGGTCGGTCGTCGTGTTGACGATCTCGTGTTACCCGTACGTCTACCTCCCCGCCGCCGCGGCACTGCGGAGCGTCGACCCCGGTCTCGAGGAGGTCGCACGGACGCTGGGCCGCGGGTCGGTCAGGGCCGTGCTCGGTGTGACGTTGCGCCAGATCAGGCCCGCGGTCGCGGCCGGGGCGCTCCTGGTGGCCCTGTACACGCTCTCGGACTTCGGAGCGGTGGCCATGCTGCGGTTCGACGCGTTCACCGTCGGGATCTACCACAGCTACCGGGCCTCGTTCGACAGGGTGCCCGCGGCGGTCCTGGCCTGTGTGCTCATCCTGGTGGCGCTCGTGGTGATGGTGGGAGAGCGGCGGGCCCGACGGGGCGAGGTGGCGAGGGTCGGCGCCGGGGTGGACTCTCTCCCGGACCGCGTCCGGCTCGGACGGTTCATGCCGCCGGCGCTGCTGGTGGTGGGGGTGGTCCTGGCCGGCGGCGTTCTCGCCCCGCTCGTCGGCCTGGTCCGGTGGGTGCGGGCCGCCGCCGAGGTCGACGTCTCGTGGGATCCGGTCCTCTCGGCCGCGGCCACGACCGCGGGCGTGTCCGGCATCGCGGCGCTGGTGACGATCGTGCTGGCCCTTCCCATCGGGATCCTCGCGGCGCGGTCGGACGGCCCGCTCGCCCGGACCACCGAGGCGGTCGCCCAGATCGGTTTCGCCCTGCCCGGTATCACGGTCGGACTGGCCGTCGTGTTCGTGGGGATCCGATTGGTTCCCGGCCTGTACCAGCAGGTCCCCATGCTCGTGTTCGGATACGTGGTGCTGTTCCTCCCGCTCGCCGTGGGAGTGGTCCGGTCCGCGATCGGCGCGATACCGACCGCCCTCGAGGACGCCTCGGGGGCGCTGGGGTCGGGCCGGTTCCGGACCTTCGTCCGCGTGGTCGCGCCGCTGTCGATGCCGGGCGTCCTCGCCGGGGGGAGCCTGGTGTTCCTCAGCGTGGCCAAGGAACTCCCCGCGACCCTTCTACTCCGCCCCACGGGGACGCAGACCCTGGCCACCGCCATGTGGTCCCACACGGAGGTGGCGGCCTACTCGCAGGCCGCTCCCTACGCCGCGATGCTGGTGGCCGTGGCGGTGATCCCCGCCGTGGTGCTCGGCCGGTCCTTCGGGTGGGGTACGGGCGGGTCCGGGCGGGGAGTACCGGCCCGGGCGGCCATCTCGGCTCGTTCGGAGGAGACCCAGGTGAGTGCCACATGA
- a CDS encoding iron ABC transporter substrate-binding protein — protein MMRRRLAALAAVGSLVVGLAACTTDGAGDDSDALVVYSGRSENLVGPLLAQIGERTGIDLEVRYASTPEMAAQIAEEGQASPADIFFSQDAGALGALSKEGLLEPLDEATIAQVPAQYRATDGTWVATSLRARVLVYDSEVLEESEVPDTIDALTEPEWRGKVGYAPTNASFQSFVTGLRVDRGDEAAEQWLRDFLANEPKTYDNNVALLEAADTGDVELGLTNHYYWYNTAQEKGEENMRARVHYLTKGDPGALVNVAGVGVLASSDRQEDALRVVQELLGEQSQLYFLEEDSEYPVVPGITSDAVGLPPLESLGGPDIDLGDLDGLEQTQQMLTRVGMI, from the coding sequence ATGATGCGACGCCGCCTGGCCGCGCTCGCCGCCGTCGGTTCGCTGGTGGTGGGGCTGGCGGCCTGCACCACGGACGGTGCCGGAGACGATTCCGATGCGCTGGTGGTCTACTCGGGCCGCAGCGAGAACCTCGTCGGCCCGCTGCTGGCGCAGATCGGGGAGAGGACCGGTATCGACCTCGAGGTGCGGTACGCGAGCACCCCCGAGATGGCCGCCCAGATCGCGGAGGAGGGCCAGGCCAGCCCCGCCGACATCTTCTTCTCTCAGGACGCAGGTGCGCTCGGCGCCCTGTCCAAGGAGGGTCTGCTCGAGCCGCTCGACGAGGCGACGATCGCGCAGGTCCCCGCCCAGTACCGGGCGACCGACGGGACCTGGGTCGCGACGAGCCTGCGCGCCCGCGTGCTGGTCTATGACTCGGAGGTGCTCGAGGAGTCCGAGGTCCCGGACACCATCGACGCCCTCACCGAGCCCGAGTGGAGGGGCAAGGTCGGGTACGCCCCCACCAACGCCTCGTTCCAGTCCTTCGTCACCGGACTGCGGGTCGACCGCGGCGACGAGGCGGCCGAGCAGTGGCTCCGCGACTTCCTGGCCAACGAGCCGAAGACCTACGACAACAACGTGGCGCTCCTCGAGGCGGCCGACACCGGCGACGTCGAGCTCGGACTGACCAATCACTACTACTGGTACAACACCGCCCAGGAGAAGGGCGAGGAGAACATGCGGGCGCGGGTGCACTACCTGACCAAGGGCGATCCCGGTGCGCTGGTCAACGTGGCCGGCGTCGGTGTGCTCGCCTCGTCGGACCGCCAGGAGGACGCGCTCCGGGTGGTCCAGGAGCTCCTCGGGGAGCAGTCCCAGCTCTACTTCCTCGAGGAGGACAGCGAGTACCCGGTCGTGCCGGGCATCACCTCGGACGCCGTCGGTCTGCCCCCACTCGAGTCCCTCGGGGGGCCCGATATCGATCTCGGGGACCTGGACGGGCTCGAGCAGACCCAGCAGATGCTCACTCGCGTGGGCATGATCTGA
- a CDS encoding ABC transporter ATP-binding protein translates to MTGDRRPGGVLELRGVAGGYGGATVVRDLDLTVGSGEALAVLGASGSGKTTVLRMIAGLHPVSAGRILVDGRRVDPLPAQHRGIGLVPQQGALFPHLSVAKNVGFGLVPVDPLARWRSRRERAARVREVLDLVGLADRADDRPSRLSGGQQQRVALARALAPGSGLILLDEPFSALDAALRGRVRAEVSALLAESGATSVLVTHDRAEALATADRVAVLIDGRLAQVDTPERLYYHPVSREVAQLAGEVVLLPAAADGGVAQTAIGTVPLDSPAHGDGTVLWRPESLAVRRVGAEGHGVCTGVEFVGASTLVRMRFDGTGQSFAVPVSGGRIVEVGDRVEVTPSRPAVFHAGPPTPG, encoded by the coding sequence ATGACGGGCGACAGACGCCCCGGTGGCGTTCTCGAGCTCCGGGGGGTCGCCGGGGGCTACGGCGGCGCCACCGTGGTCCGAGACCTCGATCTGACCGTGGGCTCGGGCGAGGCGCTGGCCGTCCTCGGTGCCTCCGGGTCGGGTAAGACCACCGTCCTGCGCATGATCGCCGGGCTCCACCCCGTCTCGGCGGGGCGGATTCTCGTCGACGGTCGCCGGGTGGACCCGCTGCCCGCCCAACATCGCGGGATAGGTCTGGTCCCCCAGCAGGGCGCCCTGTTCCCGCACCTGTCGGTGGCCAAGAACGTCGGGTTCGGACTCGTGCCGGTCGACCCGCTGGCGCGATGGCGGAGCCGGAGGGAACGCGCGGCCCGGGTGCGCGAGGTCCTGGACCTCGTCGGGTTGGCGGACCGCGCCGACGACCGCCCTTCCCGACTGTCCGGCGGTCAGCAGCAGCGGGTCGCGCTGGCACGAGCTCTCGCCCCGGGTTCGGGCTTGATCCTCCTGGACGAGCCGTTCAGCGCTCTCGACGCCGCCCTACGGGGGCGGGTCCGCGCGGAGGTCTCGGCGCTGCTCGCGGAGTCCGGCGCGACGTCGGTCCTCGTCACCCACGACCGCGCGGAGGCGCTGGCCACCGCTGACCGGGTGGCCGTGCTCATCGACGGTCGTCTCGCCCAGGTCGACACTCCCGAACGGCTCTACTATCACCCGGTCAGTCGTGAGGTCGCCCAGCTCGCGGGAGAGGTCGTCCTGCTCCCGGCCGCCGCGGACGGCGGGGTCGCGCAGACCGCGATCGGCACCGTCCCGCTCGACTCGCCCGCGCACGGCGACGGAACCGTCCTGTGGCGCCCCGAGAGCCTGGCGGTCCGACGGGTCGGAGCAGAGGGTCACGGAGTGTGCACGGGCGTGGAGTTCGTCGGCGCGTCGACCCTGGTCCGGATGCGCTTCGACGGGACCGGGCAGAGCTTCGCGGTCCCCGTCTCGGGCGGCCGGATCGTCGAGGTGGGGGACCGGGTGGAGGTGACGCCCTCGCGGCCCGCCGTCTTCCACGCCGGGCCGCCGACCCCCGGCTGA
- a CDS encoding purine-nucleoside phosphorylase gives MPPLLSPTADARAAADAVARASGRPAHRVTLVLGSGWSDLVVGLADPGTAVAVPMAGLPGFVPPSAAGHRGTVTSCLVDGLPVVVVAGRTHLYEGVGTEPVVHPAHLAAAVGSDALVLTNAAGGVREDLAVGELVLIRDHLNLTGRSPLTGPAFVDLVDAYSPRLRRVAAEALRAATGTRPAEGVYAAMPGPQYETPAEIRMLRTLGADLVGMSTVPETVAARGLGLRVVGVSLVTNLAAGVTGQPLDHAEVLAAGTAGSERLSRALRALVPAVARA, from the coding sequence ATGCCGCCTCTGCTCTCCCCCACCGCCGACGCCCGCGCGGCCGCGGACGCCGTCGCCCGCGCGAGCGGGCGACCCGCCCACCGGGTGACCCTCGTCCTGGGTTCCGGCTGGTCCGATCTGGTCGTGGGACTGGCCGACCCCGGAACCGCGGTGGCCGTCCCGATGGCCGGGCTGCCCGGGTTCGTGCCACCGTCGGCCGCCGGTCACCGCGGGACGGTGACGAGCTGCCTGGTCGACGGGCTGCCGGTGGTGGTGGTCGCCGGGCGCACCCACCTCTACGAGGGCGTGGGCACCGAGCCCGTGGTCCACCCCGCACACCTCGCGGCCGCGGTCGGTTCCGACGCCCTGGTCCTCACCAACGCCGCCGGCGGTGTCCGGGAGGATCTCGCGGTGGGCGAACTCGTCCTGATCCGCGACCACCTCAACCTGACGGGCCGGTCCCCCCTGACCGGCCCCGCCTTCGTCGACCTCGTGGACGCCTACTCGCCGCGCCTGCGCCGGGTGGCGGCGGAGGCGCTCCGGGCGGCCACCGGGACCCGACCGGCCGAGGGCGTCTACGCCGCGATGCCCGGCCCCCAGTACGAGACCCCGGCCGAGATCAGGATGCTGCGCACCCTCGGCGCCGACCTGGTGGGGATGTCGACCGTCCCGGAGACCGTGGCGGCCAGAGGACTCGGACTGCGGGTGGTCGGGGTGTCGCTGGTGACCAACCTCGCCGCCGGAGTCACCGGGCAGCCCCTCGACCACGCCGAGGTCCTGGCCGCGGGGACCGCCGGATCCGAACGGCTCTCGCGCGCCCTCCGCGCGCTCGTCCCCGCCGTCGCGCGGGCCTGA
- a CDS encoding NAD(P)H-quinone dehydrogenase, whose product MTQRIIIIGGGPAGYEAALVAAQYGADVTIVDAEGIGGNCVLTDCVPSKTFIATTGVRTDMRRAEEMGVEMHFDPTAYRLGQVNGRVKSLARAQSADIRSQLQREGVRLLSGTARLHDSRPGMASHRVLVSLDNGQEKILDADVVLIATGSNPRIISGAEPDGERILTWRQLYDLTELPSHLVVVGSGVTGAEFVSAFTEMGVKVTMVSSRDRVLPHEDADAALVLEEALSERGVALVKHARADAVEHHEDGIIVRLGDGRTVKGSHALMCVGSVPNTGDLGLESAGIEVQRSGHIKVDRVSRTTAAGIYAAGDCTDLFPLASVAAMQGRIAMYHALGEGVSPIKLRTVASAVFTRPEIATVGISHAQIESGEVPARVEVYPLAGNPRAKMRSLRRGFVKLFCRPASGVVIGGVIVAPTASELILPVSVAVRNQLTVGDLAGSFSVYPSMTGSITEAARQLMRHDDLD is encoded by the coding sequence GTGACGCAGCGCATCATCATCATCGGCGGCGGTCCCGCCGGTTACGAGGCCGCCCTGGTGGCCGCCCAGTACGGTGCGGATGTCACGATCGTGGACGCCGAGGGGATCGGCGGTAACTGCGTGCTCACCGACTGCGTGCCCTCCAAGACGTTCATCGCGACCACGGGCGTGCGCACGGACATGCGCCGCGCCGAGGAGATGGGCGTCGAGATGCACTTCGACCCCACCGCCTACCGGCTCGGCCAGGTCAACGGCCGGGTCAAGTCACTGGCCCGCGCCCAGTCCGCCGACATCAGGTCCCAGCTCCAGCGCGAGGGCGTGCGGCTGTTGTCGGGTACCGCGCGGCTGCACGATTCGCGGCCGGGAATGGCCTCGCACCGCGTGCTCGTGTCCCTGGACAACGGCCAGGAGAAGATCCTCGACGCGGACGTGGTGCTGATCGCCACCGGTTCCAATCCGCGCATCATCTCCGGCGCGGAGCCGGACGGGGAGCGGATCCTGACCTGGCGGCAGCTCTATGACCTCACCGAGCTCCCCTCGCATCTGGTGGTCGTGGGGTCCGGTGTGACCGGTGCCGAGTTCGTCTCCGCGTTCACGGAGATGGGCGTCAAGGTCACCATGGTCTCCAGCCGCGACCGCGTCCTGCCCCACGAGGACGCCGACGCGGCGCTGGTGCTGGAGGAGGCGCTCAGCGAGCGTGGCGTCGCTCTGGTCAAGCACGCCCGCGCGGACGCGGTCGAGCACCACGAGGACGGGATCATCGTCCGACTGGGCGACGGCCGGACCGTCAAGGGGTCGCATGCCCTGATGTGCGTGGGTTCGGTACCCAACACCGGTGACCTGGGATTGGAGAGCGCCGGCATCGAGGTCCAGCGCAGCGGGCACATCAAGGTCGACCGCGTCTCCCGCACCACCGCCGCCGGCATCTACGCCGCTGGGGACTGTACCGATCTGTTCCCCCTGGCCTCGGTGGCGGCGATGCAGGGTCGCATCGCGATGTACCACGCGCTGGGCGAAGGGGTCAGTCCCATCAAACTCCGCACCGTCGCATCGGCGGTCTTCACCCGACCCGAGATCGCCACCGTCGGCATCTCCCACGCGCAGATCGAGAGCGGGGAGGTCCCCGCCCGAGTCGAGGTGTACCCGCTGGCGGGCAACCCCCGCGCGAAGATGCGCAGCCTCCGCCGCGGTTTCGTGAAGCTCTTCTGCCGACCGGCCTCCGGGGTGGTGATCGGTGGGGTGATCGTGGCCCCCACCGCGTCCGAGCTCATCCTGCCCGTCTCCGTTGCCGTGCGGAATCAGCTCACAGTGGGCGACCTCGCCGGATCCTTCTCCGTCTACCCCTCCATGACCGGGTCGATCACGGAGGCCGCGCGCCAGCTCATGCGGCACGACGACCTGGACTGA